Proteins encoded by one window of Amaranthus tricolor cultivar Red isolate AtriRed21 chromosome 4, ASM2621246v1, whole genome shotgun sequence:
- the LOC130810968 gene encoding UPF0496 protein At1g20180-like, whose amino-acid sequence MLSSNRKKFWWFKLKFSLPFTKGNHSSKRKDGKKNNLSEKLNVNEEYKEVFRTQSYMEILSKVQVQLPRSPKTTSNDKYSSYSYSSSSSNSSLSSSSSSSSLPLYIHLSDLLEPHQDVIDTMQTSKIQTLIIHYFDASIEACNACESLLRGIHKTRLYHRRIQRVIDLSQGRENNNKEEEDQECNEKILQELASYADLSNPLPNINNSTTDFPMIREKYTFLLHKLTTKRRKIKRKEKFTRVYKKAIKYGFIISYIVLIITLWALEAHSMLGFLGAPRLLLPFSMTMMKKLRDYINNNDNDNDNIGRLLKLNILKHLGEQLDVAARGIYIFINDFDTVGRLVTRLHDEVQHRKEIAVVCVRNGKCNELMREALRDIEMQQQGFEEQLQELEEHIYFCFLTTNRSRRLVIQEILDPLNAPWD is encoded by the coding sequence gAAATCATTCTAGTAAAAGGAAAGATGGGAAGAAAAATAACTTAAGTGAGAAGCTAAATGTGAATGAGGAGTACAAGGAAGTCTTTAGGACTCAATCTTACATGGAAATATTAAGCAAAGTCCAAGTTCAATTGCCAAGATCACCAAAAACAACTTCAAATGACAAATATTCTTCGTATTCCTAttcctcttcatcttcaaattcttctctatcatcatcttcttcttcgtcCTCACTTCCCTTATACATTCACCTCTCAGATCTCCTCGAACCTCACCAAGATGTTATCGACACCATGCAAACCTCGAAGATCCAAACCCTAATCATCCATTACTTCGATGCCAGCATTGAAGCATGCAATGCATGTGAATCCCTCCTTAGAGGGATTCACAAAACTCGATTGTATCACCGGAGAATCCAAAGGGTGATCGATTTATCTCAAGGACGAGAAAATAACAACAAAGAAGAGGAAGATCAAGAGTGTAATGAAAAAATACTACAAGAATTAGCTTCCTATGCCGATCTAAGCAATCCTTTACCAAACATCAATAATAGTACAACAGATTTCCCTATGATACGTGAAAAGTATACCTTTCTATTGCATAAATTAACTacaaaaagaaggaaaataaagCGAAAGGAGAAATTCACAAGGGTTTACAAGAAAGCAATCAAGTATGGCTTCATAATTAGTTACATTGTGCTAATAATCACTTTGTGGGCCCTAGAAGCTCATAGTATGCTAGGGTTTCTAGGTGCGCCAAGGCTATTATTGCCCTTTTCTATGACTATGATGAAGAAATTAAGGGATTATATAAACAATAACGATAATGACAACGATAATATTGGACGATTACTAAAATTGAACATCCTTAAACACCTAGGAGAGCAACTAGACGTGGCGGCTCGAGGAATTTATATCTTTATTAATGATTTCGATACGGTTGGAAGACTCGTAACACGGTTGCACGACGAGGTGCAACATAGAAAGGAGATTGCAGTGGTTTGTGTAAGAAATGGGAAGTGTAATGAGCTTATGAGGGAAGCTTTAAGGGATATTGAGATGCAACAACAAGGGTTTGAGGAACAATTGCAAGAGCTTGAAGAACATATTTACTTTTGCTTTTTAACTACAAATAGATCTAGAAGATTAGTTATTCAAGAGATATTGGATCCTTTGAATGCACCATGGGACTAA